A single window of Synechococcus sp. CBW1004 DNA harbors:
- a CDS encoding HAD family phosphatase encodes MGFPEVPQLNPGLDAITFMPADPLPSWNEGPTKQGILAFVARVTDETSPDFLPVAERIAVHDNDGTLWPENPMPFQAAFAIDELKRRIHVEPELTGDLMVQAALAGDLQELLKGDDFAGLMRILALTHAGMTTDDFRHAVESWLTTATHPRFGRPYDALTYQPMQELLDLLRAHDFKNFIVSGGGVDFMRVWVERVYGIPNEQVVGSVARTVFELRDDGPVLTKTLDHLFVNDREGKPVAIHHHIGRRPVVCCGNSDGDHAMLQYTTIKNPRPSMGILVHHTDDEREYAYDARTTSTGKLVEALKAAPERGWLVADMKQDWNTIFPNQ; translated from the coding sequence ATGGGTTTTCCAGAGGTTCCTCAACTGAACCCTGGGCTCGATGCCATCACCTTCATGCCTGCTGATCCGCTTCCCTCCTGGAATGAGGGCCCAACCAAGCAGGGCATTCTCGCGTTCGTCGCCAGGGTGACAGACGAGACATCACCCGACTTCCTGCCTGTGGCAGAGCGGATTGCCGTTCATGACAACGATGGCACGCTCTGGCCGGAGAACCCCATGCCATTTCAGGCCGCTTTTGCGATTGACGAACTGAAGCGACGTATCCATGTTGAACCCGAACTCACGGGCGATCTCATGGTGCAGGCCGCCCTGGCGGGTGATCTGCAGGAGCTCCTCAAAGGCGATGACTTCGCCGGCCTGATGCGGATTCTGGCGCTCACCCATGCAGGAATGACCACCGATGACTTTCGCCATGCTGTGGAGTCATGGTTGACGACGGCAACGCATCCAAGGTTTGGCAGGCCTTATGACGCACTCACCTACCAACCCATGCAGGAACTGCTCGATCTTCTCCGCGCGCACGATTTCAAGAACTTCATCGTTTCCGGCGGTGGAGTGGACTTCATGCGCGTCTGGGTGGAGCGTGTGTATGGCATACCAAATGAGCAGGTTGTCGGTTCTGTGGCTCGCACTGTCTTTGAGCTTCGCGATGATGGCCCGGTGTTGACCAAGACCCTCGACCATCTCTTCGTCAATGACAGGGAAGGCAAGCCGGTCGCCATTCATCACCATATCGGCCGTCGACCTGTCGTCTGTTGTGGCAACAGCGACGGCGATCATGCCATGCTTCAGTACACCACGATCAAGAACCCACGCCCCAGCATGGGCATCCTTGTTCACCATACAGATGATGAACGAGAATATGCCTATGACGCCAGGACGACGAGCACCGGCAAGCTTGTTGAAGCTCTGAAGGCAGCCCCGGAAAGGGGTTGGCTCGTTGCGGACATGAAACAGGATTGGAACACCATCTTCCCGAATCAGTAG
- a CDS encoding Nramp family divalent metal transporter: MQTRRWGDLVGGVQRALRYATADVVVAQTLAFLVNAAILVVAAGSFHGVVEQPIEEIAEAYRLLSPLLGTPLASLLFALALLAAGQSSTITGTMAGQVVMEGFLQLRLPDWQRRLLTRSLALIPALAVVVWMGEGATTELLVLSQVVLSLQLPFAVIPLMIFCANRQLMAALPTPRWLLQLGWLCAGLIVLINAFLLVSGIAG, from the coding sequence ATGCAGACGCGCCGTTGGGGTGATCTGGTGGGTGGTGTGCAGCGTGCGTTGCGCTACGCCACCGCTGATGTGGTGGTGGCCCAGACCTTGGCGTTTCTGGTGAACGCCGCGATTTTGGTGGTGGCTGCTGGCAGTTTCCACGGCGTGGTGGAGCAGCCGATCGAGGAGATCGCCGAGGCCTATCGCCTGCTGAGCCCGCTGCTCGGCACCCCACTGGCCAGCCTGTTGTTTGCGCTGGCATTGCTGGCAGCCGGGCAGAGCTCCACGATCACCGGCACCATGGCCGGCCAGGTGGTGATGGAGGGCTTTCTGCAGCTGCGGCTGCCCGATTGGCAGCGACGGCTGCTCACCCGCAGCCTCGCGTTGATTCCGGCTTTGGCAGTGGTTGTGTGGATGGGTGAGGGCGCCACAACAGAACTGCTGGTGCTCAGCCAGGTGGTGCTCAGCCTGCAGCTGCCCTTTGCTGTCATCCCGCTGATGATCTTCTGCGCGAATCGGCAATTGATGGCCGCTCTCCCCACTCCCCGCTGGCTGCTGCAGCTGGGCTGGCTCTGCGCTGGGCTGATCGTTCTGATCAACGCTTTTCTGCTGGTCAGCGGCATTGCAGGCTGA
- a CDS encoding serine hydrolase — protein sequence MRSALRVLAALAIALQPVGAWARASLDGLLEPVRLRHGLPALAAAVVVRGEVVAAGAVGLRRVDAATPVTLQDRFHLGSCTKAMTALLAAIAVERGLLRWDSTLAELFPGLRATMRPAMAGVTVRQLLSHSSGIGDDALAAALQQIGENGKANLDGLRLEMVKIFVRQPLQSPPGTRFLYGNANTILVGAALERLQGRTWEELIQEQIFQPLALAGAGLGPQSTPGLTDAPLGHRRVQDTLLPMLAGPNGDNLPVIGPAGTVHMGLLGAARWLGWTAGEGRRGPELVSPESQRLLHTPVIVTDPNRPEDGSYALGWGVVKPAWASGPWLMHAGSNTMNLAQFWVDPRRDVAVVLLTNTAGPQAEQALRTLAPLLVEKAGLPPGDARGDRPPARQGVRPKEPQRSRLLPMHNPLNAAAERW from the coding sequence TTGCGTTCAGCCCTGCGCGTCCTGGCCGCCCTGGCGATCGCCCTGCAGCCGGTCGGCGCCTGGGCCCGGGCCTCGCTCGATGGACTGCTCGAGCCCGTGCGCTTGCGCCATGGGCTGCCGGCCCTGGCCGCCGCGGTGGTCGTCAGGGGGGAGGTGGTGGCGGCCGGTGCGGTGGGGCTTCGCCGAGTCGATGCCGCCACACCGGTCACGCTGCAGGACCGCTTTCACCTGGGTTCCTGCACCAAGGCGATGACGGCGCTGCTGGCGGCGATAGCCGTGGAGCGGGGCCTGCTGCGCTGGGACTCGACCCTGGCTGAGCTGTTCCCGGGGCTGCGGGCAACGATGCGCCCGGCGATGGCCGGCGTGACCGTCCGCCAGCTGCTGAGCCACAGCAGTGGAATCGGCGACGATGCTCTGGCGGCGGCGTTGCAGCAGATCGGGGAGAACGGCAAGGCCAACCTTGATGGCCTGCGCCTCGAGATGGTGAAGATCTTCGTGCGCCAGCCGCTACAGAGCCCGCCAGGCACGCGCTTTCTCTATGGCAACGCCAACACCATCCTGGTGGGAGCCGCTCTGGAGCGGCTGCAGGGGCGCACCTGGGAGGAGCTGATCCAGGAGCAGATCTTCCAGCCGCTGGCGCTGGCAGGCGCGGGGCTGGGTCCGCAGTCGACCCCAGGTCTCACCGATGCGCCGCTCGGCCATCGACGCGTGCAGGACACGCTGCTGCCGATGCTGGCCGGTCCCAATGGCGACAACCTCCCGGTGATCGGACCGGCGGGCACGGTTCACATGGGCCTGCTCGGCGCCGCCCGCTGGCTCGGCTGGACGGCGGGTGAGGGACGCCGCGGGCCGGAGCTGGTGTCGCCGGAGAGCCAGCGGTTGCTGCACACGCCGGTGATCGTCACGGATCCGAACCGGCCTGAAGACGGGAGCTATGCCCTCGGTTGGGGTGTGGTGAAGCCGGCCTGGGCCTCAGGTCCGTGGTTGATGCATGCAGGGTCCAACACGATGAATCTGGCCCAGTTCTGGGTGGATCCCCGCCGTGACGTGGCTGTGGTGCTGCTCACGAACACGGCGGGCCCGCAGGCGGAGCAGGCCCTGCGAACCCTGGCGCCCCTGCTGGTGGAGAAGGCCGGGCTTCCACCGGGAGATGCACGTGGCGACCGGCCGCCAGCGCGGCAGGGTGTTCGACCGAAAGAACCCCAGCGCTCCCGTCTGCTTCCGATGCACAATCCGCTCAACGCAGCTGCTGAGCGGTGGTGA
- a CDS encoding transposase, with product MGTNKLRSKVRARVEHVFGAMTTCMRGKLTRRIGLARNQIWWGLRNLTYNFLRYLHCTGATMAAA from the coding sequence ATGGGTACGAATAAGCTACGCTCAAAGGTGAGAGCCCGAGTTGAACACGTATTTGGCGCGATGACAACCTGCATGCGCGGGAAGCTGACCAGGCGGATTGGGTTGGCCAGAAACCAGATATGGTGGGGACTCAGGAATCTGACCTACAACTTTCTCCGGTATCTGCACTGCACTGGCGCGACAATGGCGGCTGCCTGA
- a CDS encoding PAS domain-containing protein yields the protein MGRPWPSSLTPRLLWRCLWVFLPISGAISLVLLPMVALYEHSRRQALEAQVEGLLEAGSKQVEFTLQEVAANTAVITTVPAMRDVLGVSSPSPARRQRLEAVFRSQLRGYERLRALAVVSTDGRLLAQGSRNTTPLPAAAVASALSRAQTLKPDQLWLSSVQWPARDAPELLAARPLVDAAGQRSGLLLAVVAFTPLAHDFNRITNSGPALELGYLLSDDGRTINAPPGGSAGMNFAARFPRVWQQIQRQPRGVVHTDQGLFLYFADPLLPPAQGGSGEGLFVFDRDRQRQPLAVVIQVPADALHRTSVFAQPVGLALVALLYGLAAAGSVGLVIYRRHLEQLKEEERRLQQRLETVQQSAGVGMCLCDPLSGRFLTVNAALCAFFGRSDAELLRCTWQDLTHPEDLEADQKLAVRLHHGEFDSYRLRKRFLLRDGSSKWGDLVVACTRDPDGSIRDLIGQIADVSELVAKTAYLEAASSAGVVGIWDWDITSDVLTWDPVMYRLYGLRAEDFEGTREAWEKAVHPDDKAFVLQELQGALRGWREYQPRFRVIWPDGSIHTIQARSRLSLRPDGTPLRMIGVNYDITEQVEREQEVQQQRQLLSATIDALVDPLLFLTLDQSALGDPQLRIAEINPAAAAFFRRSQPQLLGQPLPEAIPVTCNEHLHQRLMAVARGGPPWLADESPLWLCEEQPPLYLDLRAVAMRQGLVLSFRDVSERRQASHRIASSEERFRLLAENASDVVFRANLTGETEWITPSVTPLLGWAPAELEQQPFADFVHPGDLELLMDMRAAFRRGERRQFRLRVRHKDGGYHWVGVNARGVVDSDGRVTSLVGSWRDAQAEMESEFALERRARTDPLTGLFNRQEILEQLEQLEHHRRASDGALAVLFCDIDHFKAINDRHGHGGGDKVLQALADRLRQNIRQGDLVGRIGGDELLVVLQAVPSLQAALAIAAKVHTAAHAPLQLEDGEVVPTLSIGVTLIQTGDAIDAVVARADQAMYQAKSGGRDRVIAIS from the coding sequence ATGGGCAGACCCTGGCCTTCTTCGCTGACTCCGCGTCTCCTGTGGCGCTGCCTGTGGGTGTTCCTGCCGATCAGCGGCGCCATCAGTCTGGTGCTGCTGCCGATGGTGGCGCTCTACGAGCACAGTCGCCGCCAGGCCCTGGAGGCGCAGGTGGAAGGGCTGCTGGAAGCCGGCAGCAAGCAGGTGGAGTTCACACTCCAGGAGGTGGCCGCCAACACCGCGGTGATCACCACCGTGCCGGCGATGCGCGATGTGCTGGGGGTGTCCAGTCCCAGCCCCGCGAGACGACAGCGGTTGGAGGCGGTGTTCCGTTCCCAGCTGCGGGGATACGAACGCCTCAGGGCCCTGGCGGTGGTCAGCACGGACGGCCGCCTGTTGGCGCAAGGCAGCCGCAACACCACCCCGCTGCCGGCGGCGGCTGTGGCCAGCGCCCTCAGCAGGGCGCAGACCCTCAAGCCCGATCAGCTGTGGCTCTCCAGCGTGCAATGGCCGGCGCGGGATGCCCCGGAGCTGCTCGCCGCCCGTCCCCTGGTCGACGCAGCCGGCCAGCGCAGCGGCCTGCTGCTGGCGGTGGTGGCCTTCACGCCCCTGGCCCACGACTTCAACCGGATCACCAACAGCGGTCCAGCCCTGGAGCTCGGCTACCTCCTCAGCGACGACGGCCGCACGATCAACGCGCCACCCGGTGGCAGCGCCGGCATGAACTTCGCCGCCCGCTTCCCACGGGTGTGGCAGCAGATCCAGCGCCAGCCCCGCGGGGTGGTCCACACCGACCAGGGGCTGTTTCTCTATTTCGCTGATCCCCTGCTCCCGCCGGCCCAGGGCGGCTCGGGTGAGGGGCTGTTCGTGTTCGACAGAGACCGTCAGCGGCAACCGCTGGCGGTGGTGATCCAGGTGCCGGCGGATGCGCTCCACCGCACCTCTGTCTTCGCCCAGCCCGTCGGTCTGGCGCTGGTGGCCCTGCTCTACGGACTGGCGGCCGCCGGCAGTGTCGGCCTCGTCATCTACAGGCGCCACCTCGAGCAGCTGAAGGAGGAGGAGCGGCGCCTGCAGCAGCGCCTCGAAACGGTGCAACAGAGTGCCGGCGTGGGCATGTGCCTGTGCGATCCGCTCTCGGGGCGGTTTCTCACGGTGAACGCAGCCCTGTGCGCGTTCTTCGGCCGCAGTGACGCCGAGCTGCTGCGGTGCACCTGGCAGGATCTGACCCACCCGGAGGATCTGGAGGCCGACCAGAAGCTGGCGGTCCGGCTGCATCACGGCGAGTTCGACAGCTACCGGCTGCGCAAACGCTTCCTGCTCCGCGATGGCAGCAGCAAGTGGGGTGACCTGGTGGTGGCCTGCACCCGCGACCCTGACGGCAGCATCCGCGACCTGATCGGACAGATCGCCGACGTGAGCGAGCTGGTGGCCAAGACGGCTTACCTGGAGGCAGCATCCAGCGCCGGGGTGGTGGGCATCTGGGACTGGGACATCACCTCCGATGTGCTCACCTGGGACCCGGTGATGTACCGCCTCTACGGCCTGCGGGCGGAGGACTTCGAGGGCACCCGGGAAGCCTGGGAAAAGGCCGTGCATCCGGACGACAAGGCCTTCGTGCTGCAGGAGCTGCAGGGCGCTCTGCGGGGCTGGCGGGAATACCAGCCCCGCTTCCGGGTGATCTGGCCTGACGGCTCGATTCACACCATCCAGGCCCGAAGTCGCCTCAGCCTCCGGCCCGATGGCACGCCGCTGCGGATGATCGGCGTCAACTACGACATCACCGAACAGGTGGAGCGTGAGCAGGAGGTGCAGCAGCAGCGCCAGCTGCTGTCGGCCACCATCGATGCTCTGGTCGATCCTCTGCTGTTCCTGACCCTCGACCAGTCGGCGCTGGGCGATCCGCAGCTGCGGATCGCCGAGATCAACCCCGCCGCTGCCGCCTTCTTCCGTCGCAGCCAGCCGCAGCTGTTGGGCCAGCCGTTGCCTGAGGCGATACCAGTGACCTGCAATGAACACCTCCATCAGAGGCTGATGGCGGTGGCACGTGGCGGACCGCCTTGGCTTGCCGATGAATCCCCGCTGTGGCTGTGCGAAGAGCAGCCGCCGCTGTATCTCGATCTGCGGGCGGTGGCGATGCGCCAGGGGCTGGTGCTCAGCTTCCGTGATGTGAGCGAGCGGCGGCAGGCCAGCCACAGGATCGCCAGCTCGGAGGAGCGCTTCCGCCTGCTGGCCGAGAACGCCTCCGATGTGGTGTTCCGCGCCAATCTGACGGGCGAGACCGAGTGGATCACCCCCTCGGTGACCCCCCTGCTCGGCTGGGCCCCGGCCGAACTGGAGCAACAGCCGTTCGCTGACTTCGTGCATCCAGGCGACCTGGAGTTGCTGATGGACATGCGGGCCGCCTTCCGGCGGGGCGAGCGGCGCCAGTTCCGCCTGCGCGTCCGCCATAAGGATGGCGGCTACCACTGGGTGGGCGTCAATGCCCGGGGCGTCGTGGACAGCGACGGCAGGGTGACGAGCCTGGTGGGCAGCTGGCGGGATGCCCAGGCCGAGATGGAGAGCGAGTTTGCTCTCGAGAGGCGCGCCCGCACCGATCCGCTCACGGGCCTGTTCAACCGCCAGGAGATTCTCGAGCAGCTCGAGCAGCTGGAGCATCACCGTCGGGCCAGCGATGGGGCTCTGGCGGTGCTGTTCTGCGACATCGACCACTTCAAGGCGATCAATGACCGTCACGGCCACGGCGGTGGGGACAAGGTGCTGCAGGCTCTCGCGGATCGGTTGCGGCAGAACATCCGCCAGGGCGACCTGGTCGGTCGCATCGGCGGCGACGAACTGCTGGTGGTGCTGCAGGCCGTGCCCTCCCTGCAGGCGGCACTGGCGATCGCCGCCAAGGTCCACACCGCCGCCCACGCGCCCCTGCAGCTGGAGGATGGGGAGGTGGTACCCACCCTCTCGATCGGCGTCACCCTGATCCAGACCGGCGATGCGATCGACGCGGTGGTGGCGCGGGCCGATCAGGCGATGTACCAGGCCAAGAGCGGCGGCCGCGACAGGGTGATCGCGATCAGCTGA
- a CDS encoding VOC family protein, whose product MHEQKSRVVAGSIVLASDDPAALAQFYGALLGVEPQPGVSGTHWRLPWPAGGWLELYAPSRTRPQPRQQGRLALCLQRQADGQDAVAVLNAWITTALTVGASLAVPPRQEPFGAEAWLLDPEGNRLLLLVLP is encoded by the coding sequence ATGCACGAGCAAAAGTCCAGGGTCGTGGCAGGTTCGATCGTGCTGGCCTCCGATGATCCGGCCGCACTGGCTCAGTTCTATGGCGCCTTGCTTGGCGTTGAGCCGCAGCCGGGCGTGAGCGGCACGCACTGGCGCTTGCCCTGGCCGGCCGGAGGTTGGCTGGAGCTGTACGCCCCTTCCAGGACCAGGCCGCAGCCACGTCAGCAGGGTCGCCTGGCCCTGTGCCTGCAACGTCAGGCGGATGGCCAGGATGCCGTCGCCGTGCTCAATGCCTGGATCACCACAGCCCTCACTGTCGGGGCCTCGCTGGCGGTTCCGCCGCGGCAGGAACCGTTCGGTGCCGAGGCCTGGCTTCTGGATCCGGAGGGCAACCGCCTGCTGTTGTTGGTGCTGCCCTGA